The region TAGCCTAATTTTTTTGACAGTTGGGTCTTTTAATGGTGGAGTATTAGGAGTCGACAAAAGGGGTGGAAGGGTCGATTTGGTGAGGGTTTTAACTAGTTGATAAGAAGTAGTATGAGCAGACCCATATACAGGGGAATAACGACGAATAGATGGGGTACTAGATTTAGGCACCGTAATATATCTTTCCTCATATAGTTTGGCTAACGCCACCGCCCGTAGCAACGATAATGGGGATTGAGAAACCACATCACAACGAATTTCAACCTGTAAGCCACTCAGAAAGCAATTCAGCAAAGCATCATCTTGTAAGCCCGAACTTCGATTAGCAAGAGTCATGAACTTCAAATAATATTCGGAAACAGTAGTAGTTTGTTGTAATTTGAACAACTTCACCATGGGACAATCAAAGGGAGACGGCCCAAACTGTGATTCTAATGTTGTTGTCAATGCTGCCCAAGTATTAACTGCATACAAACGTTGCAACATCTGAACCTAAGGAATGACCTCATTCTCAAAATGAATTACAGCAATATCTACTCTATCCAAATCTAGCATGTGGtgataataaagttttaaaagaaCTAGTAATGTCCTGAGAAAGGAAACGATACAccacaaaagaaaatagaatgTCTCTGTAATTGTAGTATTAAAGCTCTAAACAGCAATTCAAGAGTTCGACAATAACCACAGAAAAGCATAACCTGGTcaagagaaaaaggaaattgTCAAGGTAGGAAACGAAGGGAATTCATGAGAGAAAAGTTGAGAAGATTTCAAAATAAGGATCATACCACACACATGTCTGATCTGAACGCACAAAATCCTTCAAATGCACATTCTCTCTCCTTTGCCTCATGCTTTTCCTTCTGCCCTTCATTTGCTGGTCATCTTCCACGTGGCTTGGCTTGGCTGCAAAACTAACTTTCCTTCCTTATCCATCTCATTAATATTTCCCGTGCGTGTTACACTCCATTACAAAATTGTTATGCGGAAAGATTCTTTGCTGAATGCTTCATCAAGTCAAGAGTGCTTGCAATAGGGTGGTTCGTGCTAAGAGGGACCTAAGACCATCGGCGTAAATGAGAGAGTTGTATATACCGCCAATGGATCGAATAAAGAGCTTGAAAGGTTAAATTGTCATTAAAGTCAATTCCCTTTCACTCGAGTTGTGAAGAGCCATCGCAAGATCCTGAAACTGAGGAGGTGAAACTTCTAAAAGCAGAGGTGGAAAGgttgaaagagaagaaaaggtgAAATTGGGACTGTCCAAGCATCAAAGGTTGAAGTTTTTCTTTGAACTTTCAGGAAAAATttatccagacttggtgaaggtgtttttcaccaacttgaagttcaaaaatgatgtgcTGCTATCAAGTATCAAAGGTGTTCCACATGGAGATCAACAAAaaagcttggaaagatgtgaCCGGACTCAAATCAATGGATGTGCAAGTaagaaaaggtgaaactgggaCTGTCCAAGAATTCAACAAGGTCCAATACTATGGTTAATGCTTGAGGAATCCTGCTGCTGAGTTCAAGCACTTTCATGTCAGTGGACTCAAGATGGATCAAAGGTTTCTTGTTATGATTGTTACAAAAATCATAGTTCCACGTAGGAGTCATCGACTCCCAGAACTGAAGATGGGACATGTGCACATAGTAATAATATGCAAGGAAATGTGATTGCACTTGTCACTTTTTCCTTGTATGGCCTGTCTCAGGATTAAACTCCGTCTAAAGACAACTACCAGGAATCAGATCAAACCTCGTTTTCGATGCCCGTGACCACCACCAGCTTACCAACTAATGTTCAAGGGTTGATACCCATATATTTGGCAAGAGGGAATAAGAATGAAGCGTCTATACAGCTCAAAGCACTGCATGAAATGCATGGTAGTTCCCAGACAAGAGCTCGATCTCATACAGATATGCAAGTCGTATCAAGTCGTATCCACAGAAGTTGATTAAGGAAGAATAGGGTTTCTTTATTGATTGATTTTGAACGATCGTGATGATAAAACaagtatatatattaattatgtattCTGAAATAACTGAGGAAAACTAAGTATCGTTAGTGGTGATTTTTAAGAATGAAGCGTTCATACAGCCCAGAATAAGAATGAAGCGTCTATACAACTCAAAGCAATGCATGAAATGCATGGTAGTGGATCCCAGACAAGAGCTCGACCTCATACAGATATACAAGTGGTATCTACAGAAGTTGATAAAGGAAGAAGAGGGTTTCTTTATtgattaacttttaattttgaacAATCGTGATGATAAAACTAGTACTATATTAATTATGTATTCAGAAATAATTGAGGAAAACTAAGTAACGTTAGTGGTGATTTTTAATTGTCATTTCATGAAATATTGTttggattaaaataattagataggaACTAAGGAAGACGCATGACAAATATTCAAAATGCTCCAAAAAGGCACAAATTGGCTTAACAAGTCATTAATGGAAGCCACTTTCgatataatgatttttacaaCAGAAACACTCCAAGGCAAAACTTTAAAACTGAGAATTACAAAACAAAACCTTTCAACAAAGTAAATTCCCTGTCATTTCCAAAACAACGAGtgataaaaacaaagaaacacGTTGCCATATTTCAATGCACATATttagaaacataaaaaagagaGTTCACGAGTTGGGTATTTTTATCTTTACAAATATTTGATCAACAGCCATATGACGACAACCAAAACCACTATACCGATCACTGATAGAAGCATGCACAAGCAGGAGCAACCACCCTTGGTACGTTTGTTCAAAACTGCCAAGTTCTTTTGAACTCGCTGTTTACAAATCATAAACTCGAAAGGTCAGTTGCAAGCTACTTCATTTCTACATTATCTCAAATTAAGAGCTAAAACAATGGGGAGAGTTAACAAGTaactactttttaaataaatgcaCCAGAAATACCTATATTAACATATGGAAATATCATTCATTTATTTTCACATACTTTTGCTTTCTATGCCAGGtgtcaaatataaatttgaaacttCCAAATTAAAGTGTTAATGATAGGTAAAGGAAatgcaaatatatttaaaaaaatttactaaatattgttatacaaaaataattatctccAAATAAAAACGTAACATTATGAGCAGAAATCCCCACAGATCTATAATTGACAGTGTATAATGATGAAAGtatattcatcccaaataagtATGATTTTATAGCTAAACCACTACCACAAAAAAGAAAGACCAAATAATATGTGTGCCTGTGTCGTGTACTTGAAAGGAGGTTAAATTGATTCACtttcaaaataacaatttaaagataatatacCTATCAAAATGAAGGAATTTATAGACTGAAAAAGATAAGTAGATAATTGAAGTATCACATGATTCCACCAAATCGTGCATGTTGTAAATCCAAGCCATAAATTCAACTTTCTTGCGCTTAAAAACATGTTATGTATAGAAGTTATAGTGAGAGTGTTACCCTCAGCCGAGAATCTGTAACATCTACATGTTCGTCTAAGTCATCCTAGCAAAAGAAGAGAAAGGATTAGATTTCATAACTTATAGGAGATGGACTAAAAGGAGCAAAGAAACACATGGGGGAACATACAATGAGTCTAGTGTGTAGATCCAGCTCTTCATTCACTGCCAACGCAATATGTTTAGTACTGATTACAGTCTCCTCCAATTTCTCAAGGCCATCGTCTTGTTCTGCGTGAATAGCACATttccaaattaatataaaaaaaaaaaaagcagactacaattaatatttttaaatttcaaacaatTCAAAGTGACCTTTCATAATTTGCCGTTGAAGACCAACTAGTCCACTGTTGTCCAGCCCAACAGTTCTGCTCATTGCATCTGATTTTATTTCTGGCCCAAGCAAACTATCCCTATTTGCAAAGTTTGACATGTTTAATGTTGAAGCCATTTGGTTAACTTTAGTCCTCAAGTTTCCAAGCATATCCTTGCGACGATTCATCTCCTTCTCAGTTCTGTGCATTATTGACAAGGAAACACTTCAATAACAAGCATGcaatttaacataaaatagaTAGTCAAGATCAGAAGgtttcaaaacatttatttcaaaatacacAGTATCACATGACTACAACCCAATAGTGTTCCAGGTCACTATGCTCTGCCATAACACCATGAACTTTTCCTAATCAGCACAGGAAACAACTAAACACTCACTTCGCAGGGACCTTTGACAAAAGAGATTGCAAGCTATCAAGCCTGGTCCCTAATATCGTGATCTTCCTTCTTGTAGCAGATGCATGCCGCTGGGTTTCGGGTCCAGATGCAGGAAATGAACTACGTTCAGCAATCATGCCAGTGATATCATCAGCAAGTTTTACAGCTTCATTATATTCTTTCATCCAAGTGTCTGAAGAAGATGCCATTTGCCTGAAAATAAGATGCAAAAGGAAGAAACCCAAACTCAGAACCAAGGTACGGACATTTCTCATTTTATAGAAGAAATAATCTATAGAAGTCCTATCTTCCTATCTAACAGATTTTACATTAGATTTTACAGCATAAATaatacaagaaataaaaaatcatgtaaaatcAATAATGCTGTAAGTTGAGAAATCTTCAAGTAGAGTTCGACttgataaataattttccaGTCTTCACGATTAATATGAGATAAATTTTACCAGGTTAGAGAAATTCTTAAAACACAGATTCATATAAGTAGCTATGACACAATGACCCCCACTTATGATAATTTAACATCCCACATCCTACTAACTACTCTGGTACCTCAAGAACAAGCTGTGACAGCCATATGATAGTGCAAGAGAATCATGATAATAAAGATACAGACAGATTAAGTCACAATGGTATTCTACATTATTACACGGTGCTTCATGAAGTTACTCCATCCTCCCTCAATAATTATGTCAGCCTTCTAACAAAAGAGGAAGAGACTGATCAGTCAAGGTTACCTCTACAAATGAACCAAGTCTCGTTCAAGTGCAACAAAACTTAATGGATCACTCATAATGAGCTAAGCTAAAGAACCCTTCTGCTTTATGACAAAAACTAACCATTGAAGCTTTCTGCCCGCAAAAAGTTCCATAACATATTAGAAAATGGAAAAAGGTTTTCCTAATCAAAATAGGAAACTATATGGTCAGCTAATGTCATGATGAAGGATCAGAATATGTGTCAACAACATTGTTCTATATAGACGGAGAACTTCCGAAGCATGGATACAGACTCAAAGAGACATCCATAATTTCCAAAATATAGGATACAGCAACACAAATACACACAAACTGACaattattatgaattagttaaattGACAATCAAGAGAATattcaaaatcatatattaaaaagttagtCAAATATAACAATCTGCACACATTATTTTCTGATACAAAATTGGATATAATTCTTCCATCTAAAATCCAAAAAGTGAAAAGAGGATATAATTCGTTTAAGATAGTTAACCCTCTTGTATATTACCATCATTGAAAAATACACCCTCTAGGTAAGATtcatctaaataaaaattttaatagagaAGGAGAAACGCAATatgtaaatttgaaatttgaaatacaCGGTTtgtttgtttaaagaaggaataGAAAACTTACACAATAAGTTTCTTACTTTCTAGCTGCTTAAAAGATCATTGCTTCTACCCTCACTCTAaccctttatttttataatacaatGGTCTACCAAAAAACTCacatttaactattaaattaagagaaaatgAAGGTGAAAATAAGTAACTCTCATAGACATACACTTTAAATAACTTGATCCCTCTTTAATAAATCAGTCCAAGAATCTCCAAATTCAAAATGTCCAATCCTGATGGATGAGTA is a window of Vigna unguiculata cultivar IT97K-499-35 chromosome 4, ASM411807v1, whole genome shotgun sequence DNA encoding:
- the LOC114182270 gene encoding syntaxin-51-like isoform X2 → MASSSDTWMKEYNEAVKLADDITGMIAERSSFPASGPETQRHASATRRKITILGTRLDSLQSLLSKVPAKTEKEMNRRKDMLGNLRTKVNQMASTLNMSNFANRDSLLGPEIKSDAMSRTVGLDNSGLVGLQRQIMKEQDDGLEKLEETVISTKHIALAVNEELDLHTRLIDDLDEHVDVTDSRLRRVQKNLAVLNKRTKGGCSCLCMLLSVIGIVVLVVVIWLLIKYL
- the LOC114182270 gene encoding syntaxin-51-like isoform X1; translated protein: MKHRVIMQMASSSDTWMKEYNEAVKLADDITGMIAERSSFPASGPETQRHASATRRKITILGTRLDSLQSLLSKVPAKTEKEMNRRKDMLGNLRTKVNQMASTLNMSNFANRDSLLGPEIKSDAMSRTVGLDNSGLVGLQRQIMKEQDDGLEKLEETVISTKHIALAVNEELDLHTRLIDDLDEHVDVTDSRLRRVQKNLAVLNKRTKGGCSCLCMLLSVIGIVVLVVVIWLLIKYL